From Malaciobacter mytili LMG 24559:
AAGATTCAGGTATGTTTACTTATGACCCAGGTTATACTTCAACTGCATCTTGTGAATCTAAAATCACATTTATTGATGGTGAGAACTCTGAGTTAAGATATAGAGGTTATGATATTACTGAACTTGCTGGTAAAAAATCATATCTTGATGTTTGTCACCTTTTAATGGTTGGTAAATTACCTGATGAAGAAGAATCAAAAGCTTTTGATTTAGAAATCAGACATAGATCTTTCTTAAATGAAGGTATTATTAGATTATTTGATGCTTTACCAGATGGTGCACACCCAATGGCTACTATGGGTGCAGCTACTATGGCACTTGCTGCATTTTACAAAGATCACTTACATTTAGAAGATGAAGATGAATTTAAAACAATGAGAAGAAGAATCTTAGCAAAAATGCCAACTATTGCAGCTATGGCTTATAGAAATTCAATTGGTACACCACTAATTTACCCAGATGTAAATAGATATTTTACTGAAAACTTCTTATATATGTTAAGAGCTTACCCAGGTGGAAAGATGAAATACCTAGGTGATGGATTAAATGATGAAATTAAACAAGTTGAAGTTGATGCACTTGATGCTATCTTAACTCTTCATGCTGACCATGAACAAAATGCTTCTACTACAACAGTTAGAAATGTAGGTTCAACAGAAGCTCATCCATATGTTGCTATTTCTTCTGGTATTGCTGCATTATGGGGAAGTGCTCACGGTGGAGCAAATGAAAAAGTTATGGATCAATTAAGATTAATTGGGGATGTTAAAAATGTTCCTGAATATATTGCTAAAGCAAAAGATAAAAA
This genomic window contains:
- a CDS encoding citrate synthase, producing the protein MAKNTMTLTDNRSGKSYEYNIIDGTRGPSVVDIRTFYKDSGMFTYDPGYTSTASCESKITFIDGENSELRYRGYDITELAGKKSYLDVCHLLMVGKLPDEEESKAFDLEIRHRSFLNEGIIRLFDALPDGAHPMATMGAATMALAAFYKDHLHLEDEDEFKTMRRRILAKMPTIAAMAYRNSIGTPLIYPDVNRYFTENFLYMLRAYPGGKMKYLGDGLNDEIKQVEVDALDAILTLHADHEQNASTTTVRNVGSTEAHPYVAISSGIAALWGSAHGGANEKVMDQLRLIGDVKNVPEYIAKAKDKNDPFRLMGFGHRVYKNRDPRAETLKKLQDQLRVELKLDSKLLDIAQAVEEAALSDDYFKQRGLYPNIDFYSGVILTALKIPVEMFTPIFVIGRIPGWISQWSELKQDPNHKIARPRQLYTGN